GATCTTCCCTAGCTCGAGGCTTCTGAATTACCGGAGCAGGTCTTCTGGATCGTCCCGGAAAAAGGAAGGCGGCGACAGCGGCGGCCTCGCGGAGCTCGTCGAGGTGGAGATCCCAGAGGGATCGGACCTCGCCGGGGGCGTCAAGCTGCTCCAGGACGCCGTTCACGCTATCATGGTCAGCCGGGCCGCGCCGGTTTGGCTCCCGTTCCGGCCGGGCTCCTCCTATTGGGTCCCACCGAGGAAGAAGGCGACGGCAGCGGCCGTTTCCACGAACCTGGCGGATCTGGTTGGGAAGCTGACGAATCCAATGACGGATGAGGAGTCTCTGTCGCTTACTACGAGTAGAGGATGGCCTTCTCGTTCGTATTTTGTTGAAGGTTTTTGCTTTTtgcccttttcccttttctctacTTGCATTTTATCTTGGAAATTCGACACGATGGATGcgtaaattttgatttttcttgaagAGAAGTCTTAAAACGGCATAGAAGATATGTTCCATGATAATTTTATTGTCCATTCTTTTATTAAATTTCTCCGATTTTTTGAGGATCCATAATCTGATTGTTGCACGAAATCGAAGAGTGTACGAAATAAGCATCAGAATATGTGTAAAATAGTGCTGATTTAATGATACAGGGATTCTTCTTTCTAATTATCATTTCGAATTTAGCAGTTTTCTCTAGCATAATGAATACAGAAATAATCTGCAAAATTATTGAAGTTAGGTTCTGCATCAGAGAACATTTTTTGGTGGTTTCTAGGTCAATGATTTTGTAAAGCTTGATTTTTGTGTGCTCAATAGTTTTGGCAGCGGAGGTCGCGCGTCCGGAGGAAGAAATTTTAATCTAAGCGTTATTTTCTGttgctttctttttataaaattttgggtcAGGGAAACAGTTCCAAATTGTTCCTTTATAGTAGGTCATagttctttgtttctttgacCGCTAGTCTTGCCTCAGTTTGTCATTGTTGTGGGACTcataaagtagttttttttttgttatatcacGAAGTTATGACCATGGGACCTATCTGTGAATGAAGTTAAGTCAAATGAACATAGTTTGTGAAGGTCCAGTCATCCGTTTTCCTTCCTCAATGGGCTAGACGCATTCTTTATCACATGAAATGATTACAACATAAATTCTTGTAGTTAGTGGGTATTcggtcttccttttttttcttctcgaGCATTTTTTGGTGTCAGATTTGTTGGACTGAAATGTGATTGGTGCTAATCAACCAAATAAGTGCTATCTTATGGCTGTCTTTCTTTAACAAGTGCAGTTGAAACCCAGAGTATATCATTAATGTTCTACTTGGTATTTCTGCCTTCAACGTTATGGTACTAGTTATTAACTTAACACTAAATTCCATTTTCATGAACTCgtcccttcaatttttttttctatattttaagGATTTGAAGTTCGTTCACTTCTTTGAATCATTGTAGTGTTAAGTAGTCTGGTCTGAACTCTAGATCAATATGCAGAGTGGTTAATTGGAATTATATCAATCTTCTTTAGCAATGTGGGATCCCGAAGTTGGTTTTATAGgtctattttttctctttctctctagcAGAGGTAGTAATATAAGAATTGTACATAGCTACTACAAGGATTTGAAACTTGTAAGTTTGATATATGAGTATTAGATCAAATTATCTGTCCTTGCTTCAGTCATTATCTTCTAAGTGCAGCATCCTGATGCTTCCCAGAGACGTCATTTGAAGAACAAGCATATGACATAATATAGAAGTGGAACTGTCTTTTTATTAGGGAATTGTATTTATGAAGATGGACAAGAAAAACAAGCGACAGCCATCATTTCATAAACCTCTTTGTATAATCACAGCCGCAGGCTGAAAATCAACAACATGTGGTGTATATCTGTTGTATATACATGAGGGAGGATCTTCATAGATTCACAGGCTTATAATTCATAGAATCATCAATCATCATTGAAATGACGGAATGGCTATCAAAATGAATTTGGAGAGGAAATTTGCAGTGTCTGCTGCATGGTTAACCTGCATCCCTGGACCCTAAAGGTTCCTACCTTTCCGAAAATACAAATTTCCTGAAGGCTTTCATCAGTATGATGCCTTAGCTGTAGTCCTTGGCCCCATGATGCACCTagacacatttttttatgtccTCTATTTTGGAGTTTTTTCATCTTAATTCAGGTCTTGTTTGATTGCATTACCATTACTTTACAGAGGCAACCAAACACATGATGAGGAAGTCACACTTCCTTCACACATAGCCTTGGGGAAGCATTATCGTTATGGTGATGACCAGATACTGTGGAAGTTTTCCACATggtgtgaaagtttttgcacaTGATCGTGTTTTGTGGATTTGTTAAAGCATGCTGAATGACAATCAATTATAGTCTAAACCTAACCTTGGTCTTTGATATTCATAGACTGCTTCAAATTCTAGTGGGAAGAACTAAATATGGTTTGCAACAATCCAGGGCTAGTGTTAGGGTGAATGTTCTCTTCGATATAATTCGAGATCTGCTTCACAAtatttgttttgtgcataaaAGCTTCTATGCTGTCTAGATAATCTCACGAGTTATTGGATATGCACTGAGGTGTTTCTGCAAGATGTTGTTAATGGGTGTGAACTTATTGTCTGTATAACATACTCTATGGTAATGTATAAAAATTTGGTAAGAATGATATTATGCCCAGTAGCATTGATCAAATAGAGAATCTTGTTCCAGCTACCACTAAACAGActgttctttcctttctttacaTAGTTCCTTTTAGGATAGCTAGAACCTCAAGATACAATATGGTGGTTTATTGCATTTGAGTTTTGAATTATGTATGTTTCATGTGTTATTTGTATTTTCAATCTGAAATTTAGATAATGGTAGTTCGTCTACCCAAAAGTTGCTAAATATTTACAAATGCAATTGTAGGTGCATCCCCAGATTCATCTGAGATCATGTCCAAACTGCCAGCAAAATCTGACGGGGAAGAGGAATAAACTGTATAATGCCAAAGTTCCTAACTGAGGATAACCTCCCATTTAAAGGTAGGAGGATGATATGGTCTGATTTATGATTGATTAGAAGATATATGGAAGTTATATTTCCTTAGGAGTAGTATTGAAATGTATTGAGGAGTGCCAACTGAAGAATATATTGTAAAGATGCATCAGATATGCTTTTTCTAGTTGCAGCTATCAGGCCCTGTTGGGGTTGCAGGCCGAGCTTGGTCAAGTTTGTTAACCTTTTTGGGCTGGGCCCAAATACTTTTGCCCTGCTAGGCCAAAACCATGGCCCATGCCCGTGCCCATTTTGGTCTGGGTACCTGACGTGtacccagcccgatgcccaccctcaGCTAGATCTCCATCCAGCTAAAATATGTTGTTCTTCAAAGTCAAACCCACGATCCTgctaagaaagaaaagaaaagaacggaaaggaaaggaaacaaaaggaaacatgtttttttcttccactttaTATTTATGATTTTAAGTACTACAAGGAAGAGAGTGAGCAAGAGTTATCCAGGTGCCTACCTGTTTGGACCTTGCTTAAAGGGTCAATAACATATGTTCTATTTCAAAATCATCCAGCATCCGAAGGATCAATAAGACATGTTCTATTTTCACAATCATCCATACATTAGGACAAATATGTAACATGGACGTCCCTATTTGGGTGCCTGGCTATTCATTCAGTTTGATTTTACCCCTGCTAAAATCTCCATCCAGCTAAAATATGTCTCTTTTTGAACCATGGTAGGAaagcaaaacatgatttttcatCCTTTGAAAATATACGTTTGTTGGACATTTTAACACTTcatatttacaattttaagTTGTACACGGAAGAGAGTGAGCATGAGTTATGCTGATGCCTACCTGTTTGAGACCTTGCTCAAAGGATCAATAGGACATGTTCTAGTTTCAAACTCATACAACGTAAAGATGTCTATGTCACAGGGACATGCCTATTTGGGTGCTGCACCTGGATCATTAGGGAACATGGATGCAGGTCTGGGTGTGGGAACTTCTTGTCTGTAGAAAAGTTTGCCAAAAAGGGGAAAGATGGAGGTTGAGGAggatgaggaagaggaggaggagaaggggaaaGGTGAAGTAAGGGCAGGTTTGCCTGGCTGCGGAGGATAAGGAGAGGCAGCAGCTGAGCATGGGTGCAgtgataagaaaagaaaaaaaacatgctaGAGTATATGTATTAGAGACTTAAAGGTCCTCTTTGGCTTTTAGACTTTTCCTTATTGCAATTTCCAAGGAGCTCATTTGCTGAAACTGAAATTTCTTTCTAACTTTGTACATTCTTTTGAAGTTTGTTTTATGACAATTTATAaatacaatttacaaaaaagtttatttttactttaactctctgtctctctcacacataaacacatagccacacccatgtgacatagtaaGACAATTCTTGTTCCAGCTCGCTAGAACTCTGTGGACATACTAGGATCAAAGATTTGATTAACACACTATCTAATTTTTCCTTCAATGCATTTACAAATGCAGCTTGCAATGTTGACTTCTTCATGAAAGCAAAGGATATTAGTACTTATCCTCACAAGAACTTGTACTGCAAACCAGCAAGCACTACCAATAAGAATTATGGTATTCCCAACCTTGTAATATCTTGGTTATAGAAAAACTGCAAAGTTTGCAGTTTGATACAAGCCTAAAGGGATTTGATTTGTGACAGATAGGCAATCATGTTTAACTTTCTAGCTTTATTTGACTTAATTTTTCTGTATTGACTTGTCTGGGTGATTGCGCAAGTAAGGGTGCCCTTCGTCTGTTATCTTCCTTTTATTTGGAGCTTCTTTGTTTAGAGTCTTGCATGCATTAACATGTTGAGCTTTCTGATACTGACATAACTTATTTACCGCCATCTAGTTTGCTTGCAAGTCTTGCTACTTGGTATAGGAcaagaaatttttcttgaacctatttttgtttcttcagcTTTTTCCTTCCATCTCACGAGAggtttgattgaagaaagcTTGTTTGTATCTACTGGCACATCGTGCAGGGAACTGCAGCTGCCATGATGAACCGCCTCAGCTCTCGCTTGAACAACCTCCACACGACAGTGCAGATATCCTCACCCCTCGCTTGGTTCTCTAGAAACTTTCATATGTACAGTGAATTTATGCAACAGAATTATCATCTGCCAGCGCCTGTAAATTTATGCTCTCCTAAAATTATAGTTTGTGTGGCATCATTTGTAATGTTTACTAACATAACCAGCCTATGTTTAAAAACGGTAGGCGATGTTCTTGAAAGCTCAGTGATTTGGCATGTTAAAATTGCCTGTCCATTCGGGTAGTGCGTTATCAGGTGAATAATACCTGTCCCAAGGCTACCTTTATATCAAAACGGCTAGATACACAAATGGGTTTTGACGTAGTAGCTCTTTCAATGGGATGTCAGGCAATACTTACGGTTTGATTTTTTAGAACATTTCTTTCTGCATAAACCAAAGCAGGATGTACTCTTCCGGACTGAGGAGGATTTCTATGGTCTTATTGTTATTCCTCGTCAGAGTTTACTGTCTTTGTGAAAGTCTGATTTTTTGGCTAAGCGGGAAGAAATTCCATTGCCTTAGTGAATACTGAAACCTCTCCCTTTCACCCATCTATCTAGGGTTGAGGGTTGCTTTAACTTGTATATTGGTACCAATTTATTGCTATACAAAGAATTGACTTCACACTATCCGTTGTGCCAACTATCTCAGGATCCACGACAGTTTGTGATTGAACTTCACTTTCAAttattgtgaaaaaaaaaaaacaacacaagACTTAGATTGAGTTGATTCACAAGCTCCACTTCTTTCTTTACAAGAGATTCATTTTTGTATTCTATTAGCGGCACTTGTCGAAATTTTGCATCTGAATTTGAATGCCCTTCTGACTTTATTGTCGAGATAAACCGACCAATTGGTTTATTTCTTCCACTGGCGAGCATTCAATGGTAGAGATGCTAACCAAGTTATCAAGGTCGTGGGAAAACATCATCTGTCTGACAGTTTCTCGCAGTTGTGTTTTGGTCgattcagatttgatttcattcagatgatgatgaataGCTGATGAAGGTTTGTTTCTAAGAGGTTCAACCTACCCTGTCACCACTATTGTCAGGTCAGATGCAATTGGCTTGGGCATTTTGAGACTCTAGGCCATTATGGGCCCAATTGGCCTCTCAGAACAGCCTAATCTCTAGCCTTACTTTCAATTCAAAGGCCTTTAACTCTACCAATTAGCCAGATGGATGGAACTTTATTTGGCAACTCAAGTAACAATTTTGTGCATATTAGTTGTATATTAGCTAATCATGGCCAACTCTTAACCCCAATTATGGTAGAACAACCAAAGTGGTGCAACGATGTGCTTGATCTGATATGGTACCTCCAAAACTGGAAAGTAAAAGCTCAATTTGTGCCCCAATCGCTTAAGGTAAGACTTCTAAAAAATGTGGTTAGACATCCCTAATAAAGTATATTTCAAACCATTCATAAATTATAAAGCGCATGGACATAACCTGTACCTTTAGATGAAGGGCAATTTCAAATCAACTTTCACTGTGAAGCAAACTGTATGCAACTATAAGTCTCATGAAGAGTTTAATCTTGGTTTAGAATGAATTTTGGCAGTATGCTTAAGATATCTAACAAGAAATAGTGTTCCTAGTGGTGAACATACAAGTGATGCATAGAATCTGCCTATGGAAGGTAGAAACACTGAAGATGGCGGTGTCCAATTAGCTACTTGGTGAAGCAATAACTTTTTGTAACGATTAGATTGATGGGTCTTAACCCACCTCTTAAAAATTTTCGTTTAAAACCCAAGAAAAAACTAAGAACTaagacaaccaatcacttaaaaaccctctttataattttttgaaggTTCTTCATAATTTTCAATATGAGACTAAGTTTTGGAAGTGGTGCATTACAATGTGTAATGCGTCAATCAGTAGCTAGACCCAtaggaagataaaaaaaaaaaaacagaaggttGATGCTCAACTCAAACATTTATGAAATGTAAAATGGGGAGACAAATCATGGTGAACACCAAGTTGCTTCTTCTGTGTCATGGATCATAAATACAATTAAGAACACTGCTTCTACTTTTCATTTACAAGCGCTTCTACTGTGATACTACTACTAAACTGAAGCATTGATTCCTTCTCCCAGTCCAAATCATATTGAAAGTGCATTAAGAATATACTTCTTGTCTGCTTTGGCTTGAGGATCGTCTGATTAATACTACGAACCATTTTACCTTTGTCAAAGAAATCTTGAACAACTCATGTCAAATTTCCACCATTAATGCTCCAGCAGTCACGGTGAAAATAGTCTGTGAAGCCATCAGGACCCGAGCCTCTAACCCCTTAATCTCCacattctcttttcttcctgCTCCCACATCGGCAGATGGAATATTGGTTAACTATGTGTAGACTCTCGTATgaattgagaagaaaagaaccaaTTACAGAATCTGATTGATCACCTTATAATCTGATCCATCATCAAAGTATCCGGCAAGAACCAGATGACCaaactaaatttgaatttccaaTGATTAAtggtgttttatttttttaaatggctGCAATATGGTTTTGgatgttgatttttttcttttgatcgAATCtaataaatatgatttttcttgcGTGCAAGTTATCTGACTTTAAATTATTTACATCATTGCATATGGATACTTCAAACCCAGTGAGTTGTTGAGCTTGTGCTCAAATTCAATTACTGAAGCTATCCGCTCCTTGGAGATACGATGCATGTTCGGGCATTAAGAAAATTGGATGGTGACTCTGGCTTTGTAGAGTTACCTAACCATTTAATCAAGACCGTATGTCTgatcaattcaaaaattttacattagattttaaattcaaaatgcaaaaaacaacgCAATCAGGCCGAATTCAATACACCTATTGGCCGATACGCAGTCATGGTGC
This window of the Nymphaea colorata isolate Beijing-Zhang1983 chromosome 2, ASM883128v2, whole genome shotgun sequence genome carries:
- the LOC116249170 gene encoding uncharacterized protein LOC116249170 — its product is MAMRLAEAAVGELGSRATRAIFPSSRLLNYRSRSSGSSRKKEGGDSGGLAELVEVEIPEGSDLAGGVKLLQDAVHAIMVSRAAPVWLPFRPGSSYWVPPRKKATAAAVSTNLADLVGKLTNPMTDEESLSLTTSRGWPSRSYFVEGASPDSSEIMSKLPAKSDGEEE